The window ATTGCGGCGGGCAGGACGATCGGCGGGGTGCGCAGCGAGTTGGCGTTGCTCGACGAGGTGGGCGTGTCGATGAAGGACGCGTCGATCTGCGGGTTGGGGCAGACCGCGTATTCGGCCGTGGAATCCGCCATCAAGAGGTTGGGGCTGTATGAGGACGTGTAGCGCTTGGGGAGAGGAGGAGAGTAGGACGGTGCCTGCGTTCACATCAATCGGTGTTGATCGCGGTTCCGAAGCTGTTGCTGCTGCTATTGCCGTGGCTGTTGCTGTGTGCTCTGCGGCCACTTCCCTGCGAAGAGGTGTTGCCTGATCAATGACCGGCATCGCTCCAGTACCGCTCGCTCAGATCCGCCGGCGCCGCGACGCCGACGTGAAGCGGGTCGGCCTCACCATTGACGGCCGCGAGGTCGTGGTGCCCGAGGGCACGACGATCCTCGCCGCCTGCACCCAACTCGGCATCGAGATCCCGACGCTCTGCTTTCTGGAAACGCTGCGGCCCGTGAACGTGTGCCGCATCTGTGTGGTGGAGGTGAAGGGGGCGCGCGTGCTGGTGCCCAGCTGTTCGCGTGCCGTCGAGGCCGGCATGGAGGTCCAGACCAACTCGCCGCGGGTGCGGCACAGCCGCAAGCTCATCCTCGAGATGCTGGGGTCGTCGGTGGATCTGTCGCAGACGCCGCAGGTGGCTGAGTGGATGCGGGAGTACGGGGCGAAGCCCGAGCGGTACGGCTCCAAGGCGCCGCCGTCGGCCGCGGGGGCGCGCGACGCGCTGGTGCCCGGGCACCACGAGCCGCCCGATCCCGCGTACGCGGCCACGGTGGCACAACCGGCCAAGGTGGACAACGATCTCTACGTGCGCGACTACGCCAAGTGCATTCTCTGCTACAAGTGCGTGGAGGCATGCGGGCCCGAGCATCAAAACACGTTTGCGATCGCCGTGGCGGGGCGCGGATTCGACGCGCGCATCTCGACCGAGCTGGCCGTGGCGCTGCCGCAGTCGGCGTGCGTCTATTGTGGGAATTGTATAGCCGTCTGTCCCACGGGCGCGCTGGTGGCGAGGACGGAGTTCGACATGCGGGCCGACGGCACGTGGAACGAGGCCGCGCAGACGTCGGCCGACACCATCTGTCCGTACTGCGGGGTGGGGTGCACGCTCACCCTGCACGTGCAGGACGGGGAGATCGTGAAGGCCACCAGTCCGCTGGACAACGACGTGACGCTCGGCAATCTGTGCATCAAGGGCCGTTTCGGGTGGCGGTTCGTGAAGGGTGCCGTGAAGGGAGCGGGCGTCGTGGCGGGGAACGGCAAGGCGCATGGCGGACACTGATCCGAAGGCCGGGCTCGGGCCCGTTCCGGGGCTCGGGTACGGGCAGGCGGTGAACGTGCGGCGGTTCGTGCGTCTCGGCGAGGATGCCGCGAGCGAGGACCGGGCGCCGGTGGCCGAGGAAGTGCCCGTGGCGTTCGTGTACACGGGGCGGGCGCATGCCGTGATGATGGCCACGCCCACCGATCTCGAAGACCTGGCCGTCGGGTTCACGTTGAGCGAATTGATAGTGGCCGAGCGCGGGGAGATCCGCCGGGTGACCGTGGCGCCGCACAGTCGTGGGGTGGAGCTGGCGATCGAGATTCCCGCCGAGGCCGTCGAGCGGCTGGGCGAGCGGGCGCGGGCGATTTCGGGGCGAACCGGCTGTGGGTTGTGCGGCGTCGAGGCGATCGACGATGCCGTGCGGGCGCCGCGTGTGGTGACCTCGACGCTCGCCATCGAGTCTGAGGCGTTGTGGAGGGCGGGGGCCGCGCTGGATGCGCGCCAGCCCTTCAACCAGGCCACGCACGCGGTGCACGGAGCGGCGTGGGCCTCGGCGGACGGCGAGTTGCGCGTGGTGCGCGAGGATGTCGGCCGGCACAACGCGCTGGACAAGGTTCTGGGTGCGCTGGCCCGCGGGGGAATCGACGCGTCGAGCGGATTCCTGGTCGTGACCAGTCGCGCGAGTTTCGAGCTGGTGCAGAAGGCGGCGGTGTTCGGGGTCCCGCTGTTGGCCGCCGTTTCGCGTCCTACCGGTCTGGCCGTGCGGCTCGCCGAGATGTGTGGCATGAGTCTCGTCGGGTTGTTGCGCGGGCGGACCGCGAATGTGTATGCCCACCCGGAGCGTGTGCGCGCTCCCATCACGCAGGAGCAGAGTTGACGGTTCCACGAGTTCCCTCCGACATCGAGATCGCGCAGGCCGCGCGGCCGCGTCCCATCGTGGACGTGGCCGCGGACATCGGCCTGGGCGCGGACGAAATAGATTTATATGGGAAATATAAAGCCAAGCTGCCGCTGGACGTCGCGTCGCGGCCGGTGAAGGGGCGGCTGGTGTTGGTGACGGCGATCAGCCCGACGCCGGCCGGCGAAGGGAAGAGCACGGTGAGCGTGGGGCTGGCGCAGGCGCTGCGGCGCATCGGCAGCAACGCCATTCTCTGCATACGGGAGCCGAGTCTGGGTCCCGTGTTCGGTGTGAAGGGGGGCGCGGCCGGAGGCGGGTATTCGCAAGTGATCCCGATGGAGGACATCAACCTCCATTTCACCGGCGATTTCCATGCGATCTCGAGCGCGCATGCGCTCCTGTCGGCGATGCTCGACAACCATCTGCAGCAGGGGAATTCGTTGAACATCGAACCCCGGCGGATCAGTTGGCCGCGCACGATCGACATGAACGATCGGGCGCTGCGCAACGCGGTGATCGGACTGGGCGGCATGGGAGAAGGCGTGGTGCGCGAGGAGCACTGGGTGATCATTCCGGCCAGCGAGATCATGGCGGTCGTGGCATTGTCCACGAGCCGCAAGGATCTGGAGGAGCGGCTCAGGCGGATCATCGTGGGTGCCACGGCGGGCAAGGACCGGCAGCCGGTGCGGGCTGGTCAGCTGAACGCGAGTGGGGCGATGGCGATGCTTCTCAAGGACGCCATCCGGCCGAATCTCGTGCAGACGTTGGAGGGTGGGCCGGCGCTGGTGCACTGCGGGCCGTTCGGCAACATCGCGCACGGGTGCAACAGCATTCTGGCCACGCGGTCGGCGCTAGCGCTGGGCGACGTGGTGGTGACCGAGGCGGGGTTCGGGTCGGATCTGGGCGCCGAGAAGTTCTTCGACATCAAGTGCCGGTTCGGGGGGTTGAACCCCGAAGCGGCGGTCCTGGTGGCGACCATCCGTTCGTTGAAGATGCAGGGCGGAATGGACAAGAAGTCGCTGACCAAGGAGGATCTGGGGGCGTTGGAGCGTGGGCTGCCGCATCTCAAGCACCATCTGGAGAACGTGCGGCAGTTCGGGGTGCCGGTGGTGATCGCGATCAATCGGATCCTGAGCGATACGCCCGAGGAGTTGCAGATGGTGCACGACTACGCGGCCGGTCTCGGGGCGCGGGTCGTGCTGGCCGACGTGTGGGCGCGGGGTGGGGCGGGCGGGGAGGATCTGGCCCGGGAGGTGCTGGCCATGCTCGACGAGAAGAGCGCGAAGTACGCGCCGTTGTACGATGCCGCGAAGCCCATTCGCGAGAAGATCGAGACTATCGTGAAACGGGTATACGGAGGCGACGGGGTGGACTATGCGCCGGCGGCCGAGCGGGCGATCGACTATCTCGAGTCGATCGGGATGGGTGAGACGCCCGTGTGCATTGCCAAGACGCAGTATTCCCTCACCGACGATGCGACGAAGCTGTGCAAGCCGACCGGGTTCCGGATCACGATCAACGAGGTGTACGGGAGCGCCGGGGCGGGGTTCGTGGTGGCCAAGGCGGGGGACATCATGACCATGCCGGGGTTGCCGAAGGTGCCGGCGGCGGAGGGGATGTCGATCAAGGAGAACGGGGAGATCGTGGGACTGTCGTAGGCCTGGCGGTCGCCGTGGCGGGGGGCTTTGCCCCCGCCGGGCGACGATCCAC is drawn from Gemmatimonadaceae bacterium and contains these coding sequences:
- a CDS encoding formate--tetrahydrofolate ligase, encoding MTVPRVPSDIEIAQAARPRPIVDVAADIGLGADEIDLYGKYKAKLPLDVASRPVKGRLVLVTAISPTPAGEGKSTVSVGLAQALRRIGSNAILCIREPSLGPVFGVKGGAAGGGYSQVIPMEDINLHFTGDFHAISSAHALLSAMLDNHLQQGNSLNIEPRRISWPRTIDMNDRALRNAVIGLGGMGEGVVREEHWVIIPASEIMAVVALSTSRKDLEERLRRIIVGATAGKDRQPVRAGQLNASGAMAMLLKDAIRPNLVQTLEGGPALVHCGPFGNIAHGCNSILATRSALALGDVVVTEAGFGSDLGAEKFFDIKCRFGGLNPEAAVLVATIRSLKMQGGMDKKSLTKEDLGALERGLPHLKHHLENVRQFGVPVVIAINRILSDTPEELQMVHDYAAGLGARVVLADVWARGGAGGEDLAREVLAMLDEKSAKYAPLYDAAKPIREKIETIVKRVYGGDGVDYAPAAERAIDYLESIGMGETPVCIAKTQYSLTDDATKLCKPTGFRITINEVYGSAGAGFVVAKAGDIMTMPGLPKVPAAEGMSIKENGEIVGLS
- the fdhD gene encoding formate dehydrogenase accessory sulfurtransferase FdhD, which produces MADTDPKAGLGPVPGLGYGQAVNVRRFVRLGEDAASEDRAPVAEEVPVAFVYTGRAHAVMMATPTDLEDLAVGFTLSELIVAERGEIRRVTVAPHSRGVELAIEIPAEAVERLGERARAISGRTGCGLCGVEAIDDAVRAPRVVTSTLAIESEALWRAGAALDARQPFNQATHAVHGAAWASADGELRVVREDVGRHNALDKVLGALARGGIDASSGFLVVTSRASFELVQKAAVFGVPLLAAVSRPTGLAVRLAEMCGMSLVGLLRGRTANVYAHPERVRAPITQEQS
- a CDS encoding 2Fe-2S iron-sulfur cluster-binding protein, with the translated sequence MTGIAPVPLAQIRRRRDADVKRVGLTIDGREVVVPEGTTILAACTQLGIEIPTLCFLETLRPVNVCRICVVEVKGARVLVPSCSRAVEAGMEVQTNSPRVRHSRKLILEMLGSSVDLSQTPQVAEWMREYGAKPERYGSKAPPSAAGARDALVPGHHEPPDPAYAATVAQPAKVDNDLYVRDYAKCILCYKCVEACGPEHQNTFAIAVAGRGFDARISTELAVALPQSACVYCGNCIAVCPTGALVARTEFDMRADGTWNEAAQTSADTICPYCGVGCTLTLHVQDGEIVKATSPLDNDVTLGNLCIKGRFGWRFVKGAVKGAGVVAGNGKAHGGH